The Desulfovibrio sp. UIB00 DNA window AGGCCTGTGCGCCGGGTGCGGGGTTAATCTTAATGAAGGCATGTGCGCCTGCACGGAAGAAGAAGGCGACCCCCGCATGGCGGCATTGCGCGGCCTCACTCTGCACAAAAACTAGACAATCACAATTTTTTTTACTAATCTGCTGTGTCTTGCGGGCGGGCAAGTGCGCCAAGCCGCCCAAACCCGCACAAACATTCCGCAAGACAGGAAAAGGAGACTACCATGGCCGTTCAGCAAAATAAGAAATCCCGTTCCCGCAAGGGCATGCGCCGCTCCCATGATCGCGTGGCCGTGCCTGCCGTTATCTACTGCTCCTGCGGCGAACCCACCGTTCCGCACAGCGTGTGCCCCAACTGCGGTACCTACAAAGGCCGCCAGGTGATCGCCAAAAGCGAAAACGAATAATGAACGAGCGCCCCATCATTGCCGTGGACGCCATGGGCGGGGACTTTGGCCCCTCTGTGGTTGTGCCGGGAGCTATAGAAGCTGCAAGGCTTTATGATCTGCATGTCCAGCTTGTGGGCGACACCCCCAAGCTGGAGGCCGAGCTCGAAAAGCTCGATCTCACCAATGTGCATTTCGACATAGTTCATGCCGATGATGTGGTGCATATGAACGAAAAGCCTTCGGACATTCTGCGCCGCAAGAAAAACGCGTCCATCCAGGTGGCCTGCCGTCAGGTCAAGGATGGCGCGGCGGATGCTGTTGTCAGCGCCGGGCATTCCGGCGCTACGGTGGCTTGCGGCATGTTCATCATGGGGCGTTTGCCCGGGGTGGAGCGCCCTGCTCTTGCCACCTTGCTGCCCACGGAAAAAAATCCCGTGGTCGTGCTTGATGTGGGAGCAAATGTGGATTGCCGCCCCTATCATCTGTTCCAGTTCGGCCTCATGGGCGATGCGTTTGCCCGTGACCTGCTGGGCTATGCCTCCCCACGTGTGAGCATCCTCAGCATTGGCGAAGAAGAGGGCAAGGGCAACAGTCAGGTCAAGGAAGCCTACGACCTGCTTAAAATGGCCCAAAACCTCAACTTTGCGGGCAATGCCGAAGGGCGCGACATTTTTATCGGTAATATCGACGTGGTTGTCTGCGATGGTTTTGTCGGTAACGTGGTCGTTAAAATGAGCGAGGGGCTGGCGACCTCTCTGGTGCGCATGCTCAAGAAGGTGTTTACGTCCGGCGTGTTGCCCGCCATTGGCGGCATGCTGGCCAAAGGCGCTTTCAAACGCTTTGCCAGCACCATTGACTATGCAGAATACGGCGGCGCGCCCCTGCTGGGCCTTCAGGGTCTGGCCATTGTCTGCCACGGGCGCTCCAGCGCCAAGGCCATGACAAACGCCATCAAGATGAGCGGAACCTTTGTGCGCAAGGGAACCAGCAGCCGCCTCGGTGAAATAATTCTTGCCAACGAGGAACTCACACGTTTCTCCCGCGCTATATAACCCTACGGTATTTCTATGAATCCACTCTGTCATCTGCTCGCCTTGAGCGCCTATGTGCCGGATACGGTGCTGACCAATAGCGATCTCGCCAAGGTGGTGGACACCAATGACGAATGGATTGTTTCCCGCACCGGCATCAAACAGCGCCACAGGCTGAACGATGCGGAAAATGCCTCGGATCTCGGCCTCAAGGCCGCCCGCAAGGCGCTTGTGGATGCCGGAATGGACGCAGGGGAGCTCACCCATATAGTTGGTGCAACCTGCACCCCTGACGTGCTCTCTCCCTCCGTGGCCTGCATCATTGCCGGGCAGCTTGGCGCGGGCAAGGTCATGGCTTTTGACATCAGCGCGGCCTGCTCGGGCTTTCTGTACGGCCTTTCCATCTGCCGCGCCCTGCTGGCGCAGGATCCTGACGCCAAAATTCTTTTTGTCTGCACAGAGGCGCTTACCCGCCGCGTAAACTGGGCAGACCGTTCCACCTGCGTGCTTTTTGGCGATGCGGCCACGGCCTGCATTGTGAGCAGCGCTTCCAACAATGCCATGTCTTGCGTTGAAGACGTGGTTTGCCACAGCGACGGCGTGCAGCGCGACCTTATCGTGGTCGGCGGCGGCACCCGCTGCCAGTACGGCCTTGGCGAACCTGTTGGTGAAGACTTTTTCATCACCATGCAGGGCCGCGAAACGTACAAGCATGCAGTACGCAACATGGTGCACGTGTGCGAGGAAGTGCTTGCGCGCAACGGCCTTTCTGGCGCAGATGTGGACCTGCTGGTGCCGCATCAGGCAAATATGCGCATCATTGAAGCCGTGGGCAGCCGCCTTGAATTGACGGGCGATCGCGTGTTCACCAATGTGGAAAAATACGGCAACACATCTTCCGCCTCCATTCCCCTGGCACTGAGCGAAGCTCGTGCCCAAGGCCGCATTCGCCCCGGCAGCCGCGTTCTTATGACGGCTTTTGGCGCAGGCCTTACCTGGGGCGCCGCATTGTTACGCTTTTGAGGCAATACGCCTGCGGGATTGCCCCGCAGCACAGCGCCATGTATACTGAATTTCAGTCAGGCCAGGCCGTAAGCCGGGCAGCGCCGCTGCCAAAATAACGCAAAAAGGCGATCCCTGGGATACGGTCTCCTTTTTTACAGGACTCAGACAAAGGCGATATAAGCATGAGCACAGCGCAATCCTCCCCTGCAGCCGGACTGCCGACAGCCCTGGTTACCGGCGGTTCGCGCGGCATTGGCCGGGCCATTGCCCAAACCCTTGCCCGTGACGGCTTTCAGGTATTTCTCACCTACGTCAGCAAACCCGAAGAAGCGGAAAAAGTCGCGGCCGACATCTGCGCAGCTGGCGGCAAGGCCAAGGCCTTTGCCCTTGATGTCAGCAACAGCGAATCCGTGGCCGACTTTTTCGCTACCCAGATCAAAGACAAGGTTGATCTTGCGGTGCTGGTCAATAATGCCGGCATCACCAAGGACTGCGTTCTTATACGCATGAAGGACGAAGACTTCGACCGAGTTATCGCCGTCAACCTTCGCGGCGCGTTCGTCTGCACGCGCGAAGCCGCAAAAATCATGAGCAAGGCCCGCAAGGGGCGCATTGTTAATATTTCTTCCGTGGTGGGGCAGATGGGCAACGCGGGGCAGGCCAACTACGCTTCGGCCAAAGCCGCCCTGCTGGGGCTTACCAAGTCCTGCGCCAAAGAACTGGCCGCCCGCCAGATTACGGTCAACGCCGTAACGCCGGGTTTTATCGAAACGGACATGACCGCGACACTCAATGCCGACGTGCGGGCGAGCTACACAGACAGCATCCCGCTCAGACGCATGGGCAGCGCCGAAGATGTGGCAGAGGCCGTGGCTTTTCTTGCTTCGGACAAGGCGGCCTACATCACCGGGCAGGTGCTGGGAGTGAACGGCGGCATGTACTGCTAGGCATTTACTACGGAAGACACCCGGCCAGGGCCGGGGTTAAGCAGACCACTAATTTATCTGGAGGATACCATGTCTGACGTTACTGAAAAAGTTACAAAAATCATCATTGACCAGCTCGGCGTGACCGCTGAAGAAGTGAAGCCCGCAGCTTCCTTTGTGGAAGACCTCGGCGCCGACTCCCTTGACCTGACCGAACTGATCATGGCCATGGAAGAAGAATTCGACATCGAAATCGCCGACGACGACGCCCAGAAGATCCTGAAAGTTCAGGATGCCATCAGCTACATCGAAAACAAGCAGTAATAGCGCTTGTTATAGTATATGCAGCGCGGGGGGGTCTGCCCCCCGCCTCAAAGGAGCATGCATGACCCGTCCCCGCGTAGTAATCACCGGCATAGGCGGCGTTACGCCCCTCGCCAATGATATTGAGAGCACCTGGAAAAAACTGCTCGCAGGCGAGTCGGGCATCGCGCCCATCACGCTTTTTGACGCCTCCGCCTACGATTCCCGCATTGCCGGTGAAGTGAAAAACTTCGTCGCCGAAGACTATATGCCCATGAAGCAGGCTCGGCGCATGGATCGCTTCACCCAGTTTGCAGTGGCCTCTGCCAAGATGCTGCTTGAAGACGCCAAGTACGAGATCACCGATGCCAACGCTTACGATACGGGCGTGATCCTCGGTATCGGCCTGGGCGGCCTGCATACCATCGAAACCTACCACGCCAAGCTGCTGGAATCCGGGCCTCACAAAATTTCGCCCTTCATGATCCCCATGCTGATTTCCAACATGGGGCCGGGACAGATTTCCATCTTCACCGGCGCCAAGGGTTCTAACATCGTCACCACAACGGCCTGCGCCTCTGCCATCCACGCTCTTGGCACCGCCTACAGCGAAATGGTTCTGGGCCGCGCGACCGCAGTTATTTCCGGCGGTGTTGAAGCCACGGTTACACCTCTTGGCGTGGCCGGTTTTACGGCTCTCAAGGCCCTCTCGACCCAGTTCAATGATGAGCCTTCCCGCGCATCCCGGCCCTTTGCTGCCAATCGCGATGGTTTTGTCATCGGCGAAGGCGCAGGCCTGCTGCTGCTGGAAACGCTGGAATCCGCGCAGGCGCGCGGTGCCAAAATTTATGCGGAAATGGTGGGTTACGGCGCGTCTGGCGATGCCTACCACATGACCGCCCCCCGCGACGACGGCGAGGGCATGGCCCGCGCCATGCAG harbors:
- the fabG gene encoding 3-oxoacyl-[acyl-carrier-protein] reductase — protein: MSTAQSSPAAGLPTALVTGGSRGIGRAIAQTLARDGFQVFLTYVSKPEEAEKVAADICAAGGKAKAFALDVSNSESVADFFATQIKDKVDLAVLVNNAGITKDCVLIRMKDEDFDRVIAVNLRGAFVCTREAAKIMSKARKGRIVNISSVVGQMGNAGQANYASAKAALLGLTKSCAKELAARQITVNAVTPGFIETDMTATLNADVRASYTDSIPLRRMGSAEDVAEAVAFLASDKAAYITGQVLGVNGGMYC
- a CDS encoding beta-ketoacyl-ACP synthase III; the encoded protein is MNPLCHLLALSAYVPDTVLTNSDLAKVVDTNDEWIVSRTGIKQRHRLNDAENASDLGLKAARKALVDAGMDAGELTHIVGATCTPDVLSPSVACIIAGQLGAGKVMAFDISAACSGFLYGLSICRALLAQDPDAKILFVCTEALTRRVNWADRSTCVLFGDAATACIVSSASNNAMSCVEDVVCHSDGVQRDLIVVGGGTRCQYGLGEPVGEDFFITMQGRETYKHAVRNMVHVCEEVLARNGLSGADVDLLVPHQANMRIIEAVGSRLELTGDRVFTNVEKYGNTSSASIPLALSEARAQGRIRPGSRVLMTAFGAGLTWGAALLRF
- the acpP gene encoding acyl carrier protein, whose amino-acid sequence is MSDVTEKVTKIIIDQLGVTAEEVKPAASFVEDLGADSLDLTELIMAMEEEFDIEIADDDAQKILKVQDAISYIENKQ
- the plsX gene encoding phosphate acyltransferase PlsX, yielding MNERPIIAVDAMGGDFGPSVVVPGAIEAARLYDLHVQLVGDTPKLEAELEKLDLTNVHFDIVHADDVVHMNEKPSDILRRKKNASIQVACRQVKDGAADAVVSAGHSGATVACGMFIMGRLPGVERPALATLLPTEKNPVVVLDVGANVDCRPYHLFQFGLMGDAFARDLLGYASPRVSILSIGEEEGKGNSQVKEAYDLLKMAQNLNFAGNAEGRDIFIGNIDVVVCDGFVGNVVVKMSEGLATSLVRMLKKVFTSGVLPAIGGMLAKGAFKRFASTIDYAEYGGAPLLGLQGLAIVCHGRSSAKAMTNAIKMSGTFVRKGTSSRLGEIILANEELTRFSRAI
- the rpmF gene encoding 50S ribosomal protein L32 codes for the protein MAVQQNKKSRSRKGMRRSHDRVAVPAVIYCSCGEPTVPHSVCPNCGTYKGRQVIAKSENE
- the fabF gene encoding beta-ketoacyl-ACP synthase II — translated: MTRPRVVITGIGGVTPLANDIESTWKKLLAGESGIAPITLFDASAYDSRIAGEVKNFVAEDYMPMKQARRMDRFTQFAVASAKMLLEDAKYEITDANAYDTGVILGIGLGGLHTIETYHAKLLESGPHKISPFMIPMLISNMGPGQISIFTGAKGSNIVTTTACASAIHALGTAYSEMVLGRATAVISGGVEATVTPLGVAGFTALKALSTQFNDEPSRASRPFAANRDGFVIGEGAGLLLLETLESAQARGAKIYAEMVGYGASGDAYHMTAPRDDGEGMARAMQNALREAGIDASAIGHINAHATSTMLNDSTETKAIKTVFGAHAKNVKISATKSMTGHLLGAAGGIESVFTALALHDEMLPGTINLENPDPACDLDYMADGSKHIACEYAMCNSFGFGGTNASVIFKKWQQ